The Nocardioides panzhihuensis genome has a segment encoding these proteins:
- a CDS encoding Lrp/AsnC family transcriptional regulator yields the protein MTRKHNGGAHLDEVNKLIIEQLQQDGRRSYAAIGKEVGLSEAAVRQRVQRLVDSGVMQVVAVTDPLELGFARQAMIGVRTSGPIEGIADELGKLDEVDYIVITAGSYDLLVEVVAESDEALLNLISSKIRAIEGVVSTETFMYLHLHKQTYAWGVR from the coding sequence ATGACTCGCAAGCACAACGGGGGCGCTCACCTCGATGAGGTCAACAAGCTGATCATCGAGCAGCTCCAGCAGGACGGCCGTCGCAGCTATGCCGCGATCGGCAAGGAGGTCGGCCTGAGCGAGGCCGCGGTGCGACAGCGCGTACAGCGCCTCGTCGACAGTGGCGTCATGCAGGTCGTCGCGGTCACCGACCCGCTCGAGCTCGGCTTCGCCCGGCAGGCGATGATCGGCGTACGCACGTCCGGCCCGATCGAGGGGATCGCCGACGAGCTCGGCAAGCTCGACGAGGTCGACTACATCGTCATCACCGCCGGCTCCTACGACCTGCTCGTGGAGGTCGTCGCCGAGAGCGACGAGGCCCTCCTCAACCTCATCTCCAGCAAGATCCGCGCCATCGAGGGCGTGGTGAGCACCGAGACGTTCATGTACCTCCACCTCCACAAGCAGACCTACGCCTGGGGCGTCCGGTGA
- a CDS encoding FAD-dependent oxidoreductase has translation MSSDGYAGISLWHETAGETWEPRPALMGDLEVDVAIVGAGYTGLWTAYYLTEARPDLRIAILEAEVAGFGASGRNGGWCSALFPASLDKVAAASSREAALAQDRAMRATVDEVIRVAEAEGIEADIAKGGTITVARTQAQLERAEAEVEHARSWGLGDAELALLDRAGAEQRLAATGTLGATYTPDCASIHPAKLVRGLARVVESRGVTIYEQTRATAIEPHRVLVEHSLDQHSPAERDVVTADVVVRATEGYTPTLAGLEREVIPVRSLIIATEPLSDLVWSSIGLEERETFSDGRHLLIYGQRTADDRLVFGGRGAPYTFGSRITDADASDLRTHRRLLTTLIELFPAVRGHQVTHRWGGVLAIPRDWHASVGYDPASGLAHAGGYVGDGVATTNLAGRTLRDLILGTPSDLTALPWVGHVSPRWEPEPLRWLGVNAGLRAMTLADAEESATGKGSLVARAVAPLVGGH, from the coding sequence GTGAGCAGTGACGGCTACGCCGGCATCAGCCTGTGGCACGAGACCGCGGGCGAGACCTGGGAGCCCCGTCCGGCGCTGATGGGCGACCTCGAGGTGGACGTCGCGATCGTCGGCGCCGGCTACACCGGACTGTGGACGGCCTACTACCTGACCGAGGCCAGGCCTGACCTGCGGATCGCGATCCTCGAGGCCGAGGTCGCCGGGTTCGGGGCATCGGGCCGCAACGGCGGCTGGTGCTCGGCGCTCTTCCCCGCCTCGCTGGACAAGGTCGCGGCGGCCTCGAGTCGGGAGGCAGCGCTCGCCCAGGACCGGGCCATGCGCGCCACCGTCGACGAGGTGATCCGGGTCGCCGAGGCAGAGGGCATCGAGGCCGACATCGCCAAGGGCGGCACGATCACCGTGGCCCGTACGCAGGCCCAGCTCGAGCGCGCTGAGGCCGAGGTGGAGCACGCCAGGTCCTGGGGTCTCGGCGACGCCGAGCTCGCCCTCCTGGACCGGGCCGGCGCCGAACAGCGCCTCGCCGCGACCGGCACCCTGGGCGCGACCTACACCCCCGACTGCGCCTCGATCCATCCAGCCAAGCTCGTGCGCGGCCTGGCCCGTGTGGTCGAGAGCCGCGGCGTGACGATCTACGAACAGACCCGCGCCACCGCGATCGAGCCGCACCGGGTGTTGGTCGAGCACAGTCTGGACCAGCACAGTCCAGCCGAGCGCGACGTGGTCACCGCAGACGTCGTCGTACGCGCGACCGAGGGCTACACCCCGACGCTGGCCGGCCTGGAGCGCGAGGTCATCCCGGTCCGATCCCTCATCATCGCCACCGAGCCGCTCTCCGACCTGGTCTGGTCGAGCATCGGTCTGGAGGAGCGCGAGACCTTCTCCGACGGCCGGCACCTGCTGATCTACGGGCAGCGCACCGCGGACGACCGGCTGGTCTTCGGCGGGCGCGGCGCTCCGTACACCTTCGGGTCGAGGATCACCGACGCAGACGCCTCCGACCTGCGCACCCACCGCCGCCTGCTGACGACCCTGATCGAGCTGTTCCCGGCCGTACGCGGCCACCAGGTCACCCACCGCTGGGGTGGTGTCCTCGCCATCCCGCGAGACTGGCACGCCTCGGTCGGCTACGACCCGGCCAGCGGGCTCGCGCACGCCGGCGGCTATGTCGGGGACGGCGTCGCCACCACCAACCTCGCCGGACGTACGCTGCGAGACCTGATCCTCGGCACCCCCTCCGACCTCACCGCCCTCCCCTGGGTCGGGCACGTCTCACCACGCTGGGAGCCCGAGCCGCTGCGCTGGCTCGGCGTCAACGCCGGGCTGCGCGCGATGACCCTGGCGGACGCGGAGGAGTCCGCCACCGGCAAGGGCTCTCTGGTCGCCCGCGCCGTCGCTCCGCTCGTCGGCGGCCACTGA
- a CDS encoding RIO1 family regulatory kinase/ATPase, producing MTQENLSADPAVSDPLAGIDPDFVFDFQAYGDDLEDGQRWSTWLSVEPLSRGPEPRPDWVVTSQGAIDTDLGILKTGKEADAFLIVRADPLAPEQEALMVAKRYRDADHRTFHRAATYTEGRSVKRSRDERALKKGSTFGREVAKAEWANAEWNALVRCWQLGLPVPYPVQIDGTEILMEWIAVDDGNGELETAPRLAQTRPERHVLEMWWDGLVDSLATMVQAGMVHGDLSPYNILAQQDRLVIIDLPQIIDLVGNPLGFDFLLRDVANVAKWFQARGLEIDEQEVYADLMAHAF from the coding sequence GTGACTCAGGAGAACCTCTCCGCTGATCCCGCCGTATCCGATCCTCTGGCGGGAATCGACCCCGACTTCGTCTTCGACTTCCAGGCTTACGGCGACGACCTGGAAGACGGACAACGCTGGTCCACCTGGCTCTCGGTCGAGCCGCTCTCCCGTGGACCGGAGCCGCGCCCGGACTGGGTGGTGACCTCTCAGGGTGCCATCGACACCGATCTCGGCATCCTCAAGACCGGCAAGGAGGCCGACGCCTTCCTGATCGTGCGGGCCGACCCGTTGGCCCCCGAGCAGGAGGCGCTGATGGTCGCCAAGCGCTACCGCGATGCCGACCATCGCACCTTCCACCGGGCCGCGACCTATACCGAGGGCCGCTCGGTCAAGCGATCCCGAGACGAGCGCGCCCTGAAGAAGGGCTCGACCTTCGGCCGTGAGGTCGCCAAGGCCGAGTGGGCCAACGCCGAGTGGAACGCGCTCGTACGCTGCTGGCAGCTCGGTCTTCCGGTCCCCTATCCCGTGCAGATCGACGGGACCGAGATCCTGATGGAGTGGATCGCGGTCGACGACGGCAACGGGGAGCTCGAGACGGCACCCCGGCTCGCCCAGACCCGGCCGGAGCGGCACGTCCTGGAGATGTGGTGGGACGGGCTGGTCGACTCACTGGCCACGATGGTGCAGGCGGGGATGGTCCACGGCGACCTCTCCCCCTACAACATCCTTGCCCAGCAAGACCGGCTCGTCATCATCGACCTCCCCCAGATCATCGACCTGGTCGGCAACCCTCTGGGTTTCGACTTCCTGCTCCGCGACGTCGCCAACGTGGCGAAGTGGTTCCAGGCCAGGGGCCTCGAGATCGACGAGCAGGAGGTCTACGCCGACCTGATGGCCCACGCCTTCTAG